AAGGTATTTCAGTAATGCCGTATCAAAAGGTGTTTCAGTCGTGAGCAAAACATAATCTATGTTGTTCTTTACGCACTCGGATTTATATTTCTCCGTAAAATTTATCATAAGCTTTTCATATTCCTTCCTAACATCCGATGGCTGCGAAAATAGTTCTTCTTTCGTTTCCGAATCAATAAGCCGCACGGGTGCCGAATCTATAAACGACATTTCTATCGGGTCAAGTACATGAAAAAGTATTACCTCGTTCTTATCATACCTGAAATGCCTAAGCGATTTCATCACTTCTTCTTGATTGTCGAACAAGTCGCTTATAATGATTATTATTCCTTTCCTGTTTATCTTATCCGCAATTATATTCAGGCATTCAGCCGTTCCCGTTGCTTCTGATGATTTTACGCTGGCGAGCTCTTTTAATATTAGTTTCAGATTTGCATTCGTCGAACGGGCAGGTATAAATTTTCTTATCTTCGTGTCATACACAGTCAGTGAAACTGCGTCTCTTTGAAGTAACATTAAATACGCAAGCGATGCCGCTATGTATGACCCGTATTCAAGTTTTGTAATTCCTGTGTCTGCTCTTTCTTTCTTTTCCTTTGAAAAAAGTTTTTTCAGCGAAGAACTCTTTGTGGCTTTTGAATATGAAAAATCCATCGACTTACTGATATCAAGAAGTATGTATGCTTTCAGATTCGTCTCTTCTTCATACTGCTTTATAAAATATTTATCCGTTCTTGCATATACCTTCCAGTCAAGATGTTTAAGGTCATCTCCGGGCATGTACTGTCTGTGTTCCGCAAATTCAACGCTGAAGCCATGATACGGTGATTTATGCAGCCCTGTCATGAATCCTTCTACCACAAACTTAGCTTTCAACTCAAGGTTTGAAAGTTTTGATAATGCCGCCGGATTTAAGTATTTAGTATATTCGCTGTTATTCTTCACTTAGTATAAATAAAAATGCCGTCCCAAAACAAACTCTGAAACGGCATATATAATATTCCTGTTTATTTCTTTGCGTCTTCCTTCTGTTCTTGCATCTGATGTTCCTCTATTGCTCTTGTTTTTGGAGGCTTACTGTCAACATTAGGATCTTGCTTCGTTTCCTTTTTTACTTCTGTTTTTGTTTCTGTCTTTGTTTCTTCATTCCCCGCATTCTGTAGTATTAACTCCTCAATCGATTTTCCGGTCTCAAGTACTTCAAGCATTCTTCTTGCTGATTCGCTCATCTTGTCATTTTCGTCTGCATCCTTCGGATATTTTTCAAGGAAAAGTCTGTAACTTGCCATTGCGTTTTCTTTGTCCTTTAAAGTCTCATCATAAATAAATGCAACCATAAAAAGTGATTGCTTTGCTTCTTTCTTGTCCGGATATTTTTCGTATATAGTCTTGTATATGTTTATTGCTTCGGGATAATTCTTCAAATTATCAAAGTTAATCCCTGCCATCTGATTGTATGCAAATATTACTTTATCTGAGTTTGGATATTTTGCAATAAATTCTTTGTATTTTGTTATAGACTGATTAAAAAGTTCGTTGTCGCTCTTCGCTACTGCACTGTCATACAAGCTCTTTGCCGCGTTTAAATACTCATCCTCAGTGTTTAAATTCTGCTCCTGCTTACCGCAGGAGATTATCATGGTCGCAAATAATATTGCTAATAATAAGTTAAATCCGGTTTTTATCATTTTCTTATTTATTTGTTTTTTAATTAAATTTGTGTAATTTAAACAATTATTCCTTAAATATTAATGAAAAAACTCAACCTGAACGAGAGCTTTATTTCCCGTATCTGGACAAATGAAGCGTATTATAAGGGACTAAAAACTACGGGTGGGAAGCCTGTAAAAATCATAAACTTCGGAATCCCGAATTCTGATTCAGGAGCAGATTTTAAAGATGCACTCGTTCAAATCGACGACGTTCTTTTTTCTGGCGACATTGAGATTCATCAATCCTTCAAAGACTGGGATTCACACAAACATAAATCCGATCCGAAGTATAATAAAGTAATTCTTCACGTTGTCTTCTGGGGCGATAACAACTCTGTTTCTTCATCCGAAAGCAAACGCGTTATTCCGACAGTCGTTCTTTCTGAGTTTCTTTCACAGTCAATTCACGATATATGGAAAGATATAATTAATAATCCTTCGCCGAAATTTAAACTCCCTTGTTTCGGACAGAATCATGTTGTAGGTGCTGAACTGAAAAAAGACTGGATTACCGACATGGGTATGCTTAGACTGAATTACCGCGCTGAGCGTTTGTATTCCCGCATCTCTCATCTTGAAAATGATTTGCACTATGATTCTAAAAAGGATGTCTGGGAAAAAGTCCTCTTTGAATATGTTCTCGAAGCGCTCGGTTTCTCTAAAAATAAATCGCAGTTCCTGACTCTTGCAAAATCAATAGATATTCGAAAACTTAAAAAGTATTCCGACGTTCTTACCCATATTGAAGCAGTCTTGTTCGGTACCGCGGGATTCCTGTCACATGATTCCGATAACGATTACTATATAAGTCTTTCCGCTGTTTGGAAATCCATTCAGCCTAAACTTAAATTCGAAACCATGCACCGCTCGGAATGGCAATTCTTCCGCCTGCGTCCGTTAAATTTTCCGACCCTTAGAATTGCCTATGCATCTGCATTCCTTAAAGAATTGATTAAAGAAGAACTTCTCAAACGTATCGTCTTCTGTTTTAAAAACAGCCCCAATGTATTTAAAGACTTAACAAACATTTTTCTTTCTATCGAAACTTCAGAGTTTTGGAAACATAACTACGATTTTAATAAACCATCTAAAAGTGAGTTCGCCGCCATCGGAAAAGACCGCGTCCGCGATGTAATCGTTAATGTAATCGTTCCTTTGCTGTACTCATATTCAAAAGTCTTCTCTGACGAAGACCTTTTTATTAAAGTAAAAAAGTTTTACAAAACTTCAAAAGACGGCAGTACTAACAGCATCATTAAAGTCATGAAATCTCAGCTTGAATATCCCTCAAAAACTGTCGCCGAGTCTCAGGGACTAATTCACCTCCATAATTTCTTCTGCGTTCACGGCAATTGCGGCGAATGCAAAATCGGTGAAAAAGTCTTCGATAAGTTCGCAGTTTCAGAAGCCCTCCGCATCATCCTGTATTAAATATAATATTGATTTATAGCTTGTCATCCCCGCATGCTCTTGGCGGCCTGCCTGCCGCAGGTTCACCTTTAGGCAGGGGATCTTATCAAGCACCTTTCAGAAACATACTCTCTTTCTCAATCTCATCCTTGTAAATCATACTCTTTCATTGTTATCAGTGTGCTAATTTCTTTCGTTCTTCATTACTTTCTCATACGATGTAAATTATGATTTTTGGTGTCTTTGGTGTTTTGGTGTTAAAAAGTATTTTTGATTAATGCTCTTAAACCCCTTAAACCTATTCTTTCCTCATCATCAGTGTGCAGCTCTTATTGTAAAATACTATCCTCGTTCATCCGCGTTTTTCTCCCCCTCGTTTCTTTTATACTAAAATATATTCCCAAATTTTACTATCTTGCTTTAATTCAAATAAAATAATTTATAACTCTAAAAATGAACAACATAGAAGAACAAAAGGAAAAGCTTAAAAGAGTACAGGACGTATTCAAACTCATCAAGGAAAAAGAAGTTAAAATGATAGATTTTAGATTCACCGATATGCCCGGTCAATGGCAGCATTTCTCCATTCCGGCAGATAAACTCGAAGAATCTCATTTCTATGAAGGTCTCGGTTTCGACGGTTCTTCTATTCGCGGTTGGAAGTCTATCAATGAGTCTGATATGCTTGTCATGCCCGATGCATCCTCAGCTAAGATTGACCCATTCATTAAACATAAATCGATTTTCATTATTTGCGATATCGTTGACCCTATGACAATGAAGCCCTATGATAGAGACCCGCGGCTTATTGCCCGTAAAGCCGTTGACTATATGAAATCAACAGGCATCGCCGACGTCGCTTTCTTCGGTCCCGAAGCTGAGTTCTTTATCCTCGATCACGTTGCATATAATATAAACGAATACTCAAGCTGGTATAGAATTGATTCCCGCGAAGGGTTCTGGAATACTGGCTCCGAATCTGAAGCAAATCTTGGTCATAAAATAAAAATTAAAGAAGGCTACTTCCCTGTTCCTCCGTCGGATTCTACAAATGACCTCAGAAATATGATGGTCGAAAATCTTATTAATCTCGGTATTGATGTCGAAGTTCAGCACCATGAAGTCGCTACCGCTGGTCAAAGCGAAATTGATTTCCGCTTCGGTCCTCTGCTCGATGCTGCTGATAATCTTCAGACTTTTAAATATGTTGTGAAAAATACTGCCCGCGAAGCTGGCAAAACCGCCACATTCATGCCGAAGCCCATTTTTGGCGATAACGGTAGCGGTATGCATACTCACGTTTCGCTCTGGAAAGACGGCAAGCCTCTCTTCGCTGGTGATCAATACGCAGGTCTTAGCGAAATAGCAGTTCATTTCATCGGAGGTATTCTAAAGCACGCTCCTTCTCTGCTTGCTTTTACTAACCCGACTACAAATTCTTATAAACGTCTTGTACCCGGATACGAAGCCCCTGTAAACCTCGTGTATTCAATGCGTAACAGAAGCGCCTGTATCAGAATACCATCGTATTCTAACAACCCAAAAGCAAAGCGTGTTGAGTTCCGCTGCCCTGACGGTACGGCAAATCCTTACCTTGCTTTCTCTGCTATTCTGCTTGCAGGTCTTGACGGTATCGAAAATAAAATCGACCCGGGTCCGCATGTTGATAAGGATATTTACCATCTCAGCGAAGCTGAGAAAAAAGAAATTCGTCAGGCTCCCGGCTCTCTTGAAATTTCTCTTGATAACCTTAAGAGAGACCACGACTTCCTGCTTAAAGGCGGGGTCTTCACAGAAGATATTATTCAGACTTGGATAGATTATAAGATGGATAAAGAGGTTAAGGAGGTTCAGCTTCGTCCGCATCCTTATGAATTCCATCTTTATTATGAAGTATAAAAATTATTTATTGATCTAATGACAGAAAATATTCAGAAAAAAACAGTTCTTGATAAAGGTTTTGTTGAAGTTATTGATAAGCTCGGCTCTGACTTAACAGTCGTTAATTCCGCTCGCGTTTCTTTCGGGAAAAAGAAGCAGGAATTTACGCAGAGAGACAGTGTTCTCGTCAGGTATCTCGCCGAAAATAAGCACTATTCACCGTTTCGGCATATAGTCGTTCAGTTTCATGTTAAAGCTCCTGAATTCGTCATGCGCCAGTGGTATAAACATGTCGTCGGTATTGAAACTTCTTCAAGCTATCCCACTAAAGACCATGCGTGGAATGAAATCAGCGGCAGATACGTGCCCGTTAACGATTTCTACACACCCGATGTCTGGCGTGCGCAGTCAGAAGATAATAAACAGGCTTCCGCAGGGGAAATAGAAAATCAGTCTGAAGCAAAAAAGATTTTCGACAATGCCATGAAGGAAATTCTTGGATGCTATGATAAACTTCTCGGACTCGGCGTAGCTAAGGAACAGGCGCGTGTTATTCTGCCCCTGAATCAGTTTACCGAAGTTTATTGGACAGCATCCTTTCAGGCAGTCATGAATTTTCTTGACCTGCGTGACAATGCCCATGCACAGTGGGAAATCAGAGAGTATGCTAAAGTCATTAAAGAGTTTATGCTTGAACTGTTTCCGGAAACAACAAAAATTTGGTTCGAAGTTCAGAATAAATAAAGCATCGTGAATATGAGTTTCTTACTCTATATACCTATTTGGCTGATGGTGATTATCGTTGCTCTGCTGAGCGTCGTAATCGCTTTCATTGGCTTTTATCTTATTCACAGGTTCTATGATTATGAACACCTCGAAAAATACCATAACGTTACAAGCTATCTTTTCAATGCCTATGGTTTGCTCTATGCTGTCCTCATCGCATTCGTTGTTTATATAAACTGGACTGATTATAATAACGCTCAGAATCATATCTATTCTGAGTCTAACCAGATTTCAAACCTGTTTTTTACAGTGCAGGGACTCGATGAACCCGTTCGTACTGACCTCATGATGAGTATTTATGACTACACTGAGATTATTAATAAAATGGAAATTCCTGAAATGCAAATGGGTGTTTATTCTTATAAAAGTAATGCGGCGTTTAATCGAATATGGGAAGACTTTATTAAAATCGATATTAAAACAATCAGCAATACAATCCTGTACGATAAGTGCCTGAATGAACTCAAAGGCATCAGCGAAGCCCGACGTTTCAGGTATTTCTACATAACAAACTCAATCCCGACTATTATTTGGGTTGTTATGATTCTCGGCTGCTTTATTTCATTCTCGTTCTCTTTCTTCTTCGGCGTGCGTGTCCGTTTTCCGTATTTCTTTCTCGCCATCGCGTTCACATTCATCAATATAATCATCCTGTATCTGATATATGTTCTCGACCATCCCTACGAAGGTGCTAACGCAATCTCCTATCACACAATGTCAAAGATTCTCGAAAATTTCAGCACCGTCCTGCAATCCCCAAATTAATTTTTAAAATAAATAACATTTTATTAGAACCACTTCCTGTTTGACATTACCGAATGCTCTTGGCGGGGATTTCATCACGTAATCAATTATTTTAATCACACATATGCGTACTTTGTCTTAAATCAGCTATGGAAAACACCCTTTGTGCAATTTATCATATCTTACCCTGTTTGTCATCCCCTCATGTTCTTAGAGGGGATCTCATCATGAAATCAATTTAATTTCTTCTCTTTTGTTTGTATCACTTGTCACGTCTAATGATTAGTCGTAAATTCCCTTAATACACAATATGACATAACCTCAAAAAATCAATACTCCGGATTCACCATCACCTCATCCGCGAATATCCACTTCCTCGCCGTGTTCACCGCGAAAACCCTTATAAACCTTGCCTCTTCATCAATGTCAATCATCGCCACATCAATCCAGCAGTCATAATAATCATAAGTATAATTATCAAATGTTATCACTGGCAGCTCTCTGAAATCATAACCGTCATTCGATAATGAAAACCGTACACTTCCGGGTAGAAATACCTCGTACGGTCTGTAATTTAAAAACCGTGCTCCAAGTGTTTTTATCCTCTGTACTGTTCCAAGGTCAATCGTTGCTATCAAATCGTTCTTGTCAAAACCAAGCCAGTTCTTATCGTATGTCGTCTCTGCTCCTAAAAGCCCGTCCGTCAGGTTTCCGCTTGAATTTTGTTCAGCAGGAGCAAACCCGTATGTTACTTTACTCGATATTCCTTCATGTTTTAAATTACCCATAAAAGTTGCACCCAGCAGCTTCCATCTTCCTTTTCCGCTCTTCCAGTCCATGTAATCTTTGTAAGCGCTCCCCGCATATATCGGATGCCCTAAAGGATATTCCGAACCCGGCTTATCAAGTATCCCGCATACCGCAAAACTTATTATCTCATCTACCCCTGCCTTGGTATGTCCTGCTAATTGTGATAAAAATCTCGGCAGTGG
The Ignavibacteria bacterium DNA segment above includes these coding regions:
- a CDS encoding DUF58 domain-containing protein, with product MKNNSEYTKYLNPAALSKLSNLELKAKFVVEGFMTGLHKSPYHGFSVEFAEHRQYMPGDDLKHLDWKVYARTDKYFIKQYEEETNLKAYILLDISKSMDFSYSKATKSSSLKKLFSKEKKERADTGITKLEYGSYIAASLAYLMLLQRDAVSLTVYDTKIRKFIPARSTNANLKLILKELASVKSSEATGTAECLNIIADKINRKGIIIIISDLFDNQEEVMKSLRHFRYDKNEVILFHVLDPIEMSFIDSAPVRLIDSETKEELFSQPSDVRKEYEKLMINFTEKYKSECVKNNIDYVLLTTETPFDTALLKYLNKRRKSY
- a CDS encoding tetratricopeptide repeat protein; the protein is MIKTGFNLLLAILFATMIISCGKQEQNLNTEDEYLNAAKSLYDSAVAKSDNELFNQSITKYKEFIAKYPNSDKVIFAYNQMAGINFDNLKNYPEAINIYKTIYEKYPDKKEAKQSLFMVAFIYDETLKDKENAMASYRLFLEKYPKDADENDKMSESARRMLEVLETGKSIEELILQNAGNEETKTETKTEVKKETKQDPNVDSKPPKTRAIEEHQMQEQKEDAKK
- a CDS encoding DUF2851 family protein; this encodes MKKLNLNESFISRIWTNEAYYKGLKTTGGKPVKIINFGIPNSDSGADFKDALVQIDDVLFSGDIEIHQSFKDWDSHKHKSDPKYNKVILHVVFWGDNNSVSSSESKRVIPTVVLSEFLSQSIHDIWKDIINNPSPKFKLPCFGQNHVVGAELKKDWITDMGMLRLNYRAERLYSRISHLENDLHYDSKKDVWEKVLFEYVLEALGFSKNKSQFLTLAKSIDIRKLKKYSDVLTHIEAVLFGTAGFLSHDSDNDYYISLSAVWKSIQPKLKFETMHRSEWQFFRLRPLNFPTLRIAYASAFLKELIKEELLKRIVFCFKNSPNVFKDLTNIFLSIETSEFWKHNYDFNKPSKSEFAAIGKDRVRDVIVNVIVPLLYSYSKVFSDEDLFIKVKKFYKTSKDGSTNSIIKVMKSQLEYPSKTVAESQGLIHLHNFFCVHGNCGECKIGEKVFDKFAVSEALRIILY
- the glnA gene encoding type I glutamate--ammonia ligase, which produces MNNIEEQKEKLKRVQDVFKLIKEKEVKMIDFRFTDMPGQWQHFSIPADKLEESHFYEGLGFDGSSIRGWKSINESDMLVMPDASSAKIDPFIKHKSIFIICDIVDPMTMKPYDRDPRLIARKAVDYMKSTGIADVAFFGPEAEFFILDHVAYNINEYSSWYRIDSREGFWNTGSESEANLGHKIKIKEGYFPVPPSDSTNDLRNMMVENLINLGIDVEVQHHEVATAGQSEIDFRFGPLLDAADNLQTFKYVVKNTAREAGKTATFMPKPIFGDNGSGMHTHVSLWKDGKPLFAGDQYAGLSEIAVHFIGGILKHAPSLLAFTNPTTNSYKRLVPGYEAPVNLVYSMRNRSACIRIPSYSNNPKAKRVEFRCPDGTANPYLAFSAILLAGLDGIENKIDPGPHVDKDIYHLSEAEKKEIRQAPGSLEISLDNLKRDHDFLLKGGVFTEDIIQTWIDYKMDKEVKEVQLRPHPYEFHLYYEV
- the thyX gene encoding FAD-dependent thymidylate synthase → MTENIQKKTVLDKGFVEVIDKLGSDLTVVNSARVSFGKKKQEFTQRDSVLVRYLAENKHYSPFRHIVVQFHVKAPEFVMRQWYKHVVGIETSSSYPTKDHAWNEISGRYVPVNDFYTPDVWRAQSEDNKQASAGEIENQSEAKKIFDNAMKEILGCYDKLLGLGVAKEQARVILPLNQFTEVYWTASFQAVMNFLDLRDNAHAQWEIREYAKVIKEFMLELFPETTKIWFEVQNK